One segment of Cotesia glomerata isolate CgM1 unplaced genomic scaffold, MPM_Cglom_v2.3 scaffold_81, whole genome shotgun sequence DNA contains the following:
- the LOC123274834 gene encoding sodium-independent sulfate anion transporter-like has protein sequence MVLATTHKLEDQPKMNREKLKNFLLKRIPILSWLPKYDSEKAVSDAIAGITVGLTVMPQGLAYATLAGLEPQYGLYSAFMGAIVYVIFGSCKDITIGPTALMAIMTHEYVQGKSADFAVLLAFLAGCLQLVMACLHLDVLIDFISIPVTVGFTSATSVIIVASQLKGILGLKITSSGFIDTLHKVFSNIGDTNPWDAGMSFISIFFLVLLRKMKDIKWCSRVENPSKERKILAKVIWLVSTARNAIVVVICSTIAYKMNSTESGAPFVLTGPVKSGLPSFSLPPFSTRMNDQNFNFIDMCTELGPAIFLVPIIGVLGNVAIAKAFANGASVDATQELLTLGLCNVLGSCASAMPVTGSFSRSAVNHASGVKTPMAGLYTGLLIILALSLLTPYFYFIPKASLAAVIISAVIYMIEYEVVKLMWKSSKKDLIPMFATFFLCLVIGVEYGILVGVGINLMFLLYPSARPTIHVDKCVTESGTDYLLVIPGNSLYFPAVDFIKQFVDDAGIREGSSQLPVVVDCRYVLGADFTAAKGIAALIGEFNTRKQGLYFFNPRSDVVAVLRGACGEDFQHVSTHEELSYLLYRSQDKTSRPLSGTVRRELSCEASSNSSVELTHRTTHTNYHELNEVRAALLPATVS, from the exons ATGGTACTTGCTACTACTCATAAACTCGAGGATCAGCCCAAGATGAACCGGGAAAAATTAAagaactttttattaaaacgcATACCAATACTCTCCTGGTTGCCCAAGTATGACTCTGAGAAAGCCGTAAGCGACGCTATTGCTGGGATAACTGTCGGGCTTACTGTCATGCCTCAAGGATTGGCTTATGCTACTTTAGCAGGACTGGAACCTcag tatggATTATATTCAGCGTTCATGGGAGCAATAGTTTATGTCATCTTCGGGTCCTGCAAGGACATCACAATAGGACCGACCGCGTTGATGGCTATTATGACCCACGAGTATGTCCAAGGAAAGAGTGCTGACTTTGCAGTGCTCTTGGCATTTTTAGCTGGATGTCTTCAGTTAGTGATGGCGTGTCTTCATCTCG ATGTCTTGATTGATTTCATATCGATCCCTGTGACAGTGGGCTTTACGTCCGCGACTTCAGTTATCATAGTCGCGTCCCAGTTAAAAGGAATTCTTGGATTAAAAATCACGTCTTCTGGATTCATCGATACTCTCCACAAAGTATTTAGTAATATTGGAGATACTAACCCGTGGGACGCTGGGATGAGTTTCATTAGCATATTTTTTCTCGTGCTCTTAAGA aaaatgaaAGACATAAAATGGTGCTCAAGAGTGGAAAACCCGTCAAAAGAAAGAAAGATTCTCGCGAAAGTAATCTGGCTGGTATCAACAGCTAGGAATGCTATTGTAGTTGTTATTTGTTCAACAATAGCTTACAAAATGAACTCAACAGAATCTGGAGCTCCGTTTGTCCTCACTGGACCCGTGAAATCAGGCCTGCCGTCCTTCAGCTTACCTCCGTTCTCAACACGGATGAAtgaccaaaattttaatttcatcgaCATGTGCACTGAATTGGGTCCGGCGATATTTCTCGTGCCTATAATTGGTGTCCTTGGAAACGTAGCCATCGCGAAAGCTTTCGCCAATGGAGCTAGTGTCGACGCAACGCAAGAGCTCTTGACTCTTGGCTTGTGCAATGTTTTGGGATCATGTGCTAGCGCTATGCCGGTCACGGGTTCTTTCAGCAGGTCCGCTGTTAACCATGCCAGTGGTGTTAAAACTCCAATGGCTGGGCTTTATACTggtcttttaattattttagccCTCAGTCTACTTACTCcgtacttttattttattcccaAAG cATCCTTAGCAGCAGTAATTATTTCTGCAGTGATATACATGATTGAATACGAAGTGGTGAAACTTATGTGGAAGTCAAGCAAAAAAGATTTGATCCCAATGTTTGCAACTTTCTTCCTTTGTCTTGTTATTGGAGTTGAGTATGGAATTTTAGTTGGCGTAGGAATAAATCTTATGTTTTTACTGTACCCATCAGCTCGTCCAACTATTCATGTAGATAAATGCGTt accGAATCTGGAACGGATTATCTTCTGGTGATACCTGGCAACAGTCTCTACTTTCCTGCAGTAGACTTCATAAAACAATTCGTGGATGATGCAGGAATACGGGAGGGCTCGAGTCAATTGCCGGTGGTCGTCGACTGCAGATACGTATTAGGAGCAGACTTTACAGCTGCAAAAGGAATTGCTGCTTTAATCGGGGAATTTAATACCCGAAAGCAGGGCCTTTATTTCTTCAATCCCCGGTCAGATGTTGTTGCCGTCCTTCGAGGAGCTTGTGGTGAAGATTTTCAGCATGTCTCGACTCACGAAGAATTGTCGTACTTACTGTATCGCAGTCAag ACAAAACCTCGCGACCTTTATCCGGGACGGTAAGACGAGAGCTCTCATGTGAAGCTTCCTCAAATTCAAGTGTCGAATTGACTCACCGAACAACCCACACGAATTACCACGAGCTCAACGAGGTGAGAGCTGCTTTGTTGCCCGCAACAGTCAGCTAA